From Candidatus Eremiobacterota bacterium, a single genomic window includes:
- a CDS encoding helix-turn-helix transcriptional regulator, with amino-acid sequence MAEVKRLGCRFAKRADPMELPSEGAPSGGEHSEPAVLLPLLCLYPCVRATRYCRSMVNARFGNRLRAMRSERSLSQTSLAKAAGITQGTLSRAEDGARALSPNAIDQLASVLGTDPWELVRATDAEGKYVAARLDAEAVAARKAADDARAVLYLYTLLGVYGRLFALCRAVWSHGVCLGDPRHEAMRERLATLCEVWFPPLERLGYLDIRSEVGIPPAILDAPDVPPECSGESWEYEWEPMLVGGERWIVLNLARVGGRPSDEVLEAFGYARVEAAMREWDALITDIDRGNARYFARVLQSAQHGFRAAESVCRGEQGEECETA; translated from the coding sequence ATGGCCGAGGTCAAGCGTCTCGGTTGCAGGTTCGCCAAGCGTGCCGACCCTATGGAGCTACCAAGCGAAGGCGCGCCTTCCGGTGGCGAACACTCCGAGCCGGCTGTTCTCTTGCCGCTGTTATGCCTCTATCCATGCGTGCGAGCCACGCGGTACTGTAGATCCATGGTGAATGCAAGATTCGGCAATCGACTGCGGGCGATGCGGTCAGAGCGGAGCCTCAGCCAGACGAGCCTCGCTAAGGCCGCTGGAATTACACAGGGCACGCTCTCGCGAGCGGAAGACGGGGCCCGGGCGCTGTCGCCGAATGCAATCGATCAGCTCGCGTCGGTGCTCGGGACCGACCCTTGGGAACTCGTTCGCGCGACCGACGCTGAAGGGAAGTACGTCGCGGCCCGGCTCGATGCCGAAGCGGTCGCTGCGCGAAAGGCTGCCGACGATGCACGCGCCGTTCTGTACCTCTACACACTCTTGGGGGTTTACGGCCGACTCTTCGCGCTGTGCCGCGCGGTCTGGAGCCACGGGGTGTGCCTGGGTGATCCGCGGCACGAGGCGATGCGGGAGAGGCTCGCCACCCTTTGCGAGGTGTGGTTCCCGCCCTTGGAGCGCCTTGGTTACCTCGACATTCGGTCGGAGGTCGGCATCCCGCCGGCGATCCTTGATGCGCCCGACGTCCCACCAGAGTGTTCTGGGGAGAGCTGGGAGTACGAATGGGAGCCGATGTTGGTCGGCGGCGAGCGGTGGATTGTGCTGAACCTAGCGCGCGTAGGCGGCCGGCCGTCTGACGAAGTGTTGGAGGCGTTCGGCTATGCCCGGGTCGAGGCGGCCATGCGAGAATGGGACGCGCTTATCACCGACATCGACCGGGGGAACGCGCGCTACTTCGCGCGTGTGCTTCAGTCAGCACAGCATGGGTTCCGGGCAGCTGAGTCCGTTTGTCGCGGCGAGCAGGGTGAGGAATGCGAAACCGCATAG
- a CDS encoding helix-turn-helix transcriptional regulator: MADVTDEQHQNTAGLVQADDFNAEVVVRFLRENGIDAWVDEPTGGFRYKVHNPAKRVARALRLRLPARIDQLRARSHLLVHQGEAMISKHSPTSASKRWNGHRRTAPVEPLSARIFRLRIARGYSVYDLSTEAAVLASTIQRLESGKPADKSVLPALAAALGVPLCRLVCGEHNCTERACVRSSRLRCPRGVE; the protein is encoded by the coding sequence ATGGCCGATGTGACGGACGAACAGCACCAAAACACGGCCGGCCTGGTGCAGGCCGACGACTTCAACGCGGAAGTCGTCGTCCGTTTCCTCCGCGAGAACGGAATCGACGCCTGGGTCGACGAGCCCACCGGCGGCTTCCGTTACAAGGTCCACAACCCCGCAAAACGAGTCGCACGTGCGCTTCGCTTGCGTCTGCCTGCGCGCATCGATCAGCTACGCGCTCGAAGCCACCTTCTGGTGCATCAAGGCGAAGCGATGATCTCCAAGCACTCGCCTACGTCGGCCTCAAAGCGATGGAACGGCCACCGAAGAACCGCACCGGTAGAGCCGCTGTCGGCTCGTATCTTCCGCCTTCGCATCGCACGCGGATATAGCGTCTACGACCTATCAACGGAAGCCGCCGTTCTCGCGAGCACGATCCAACGGCTCGAGTCCGGCAAGCCCGCAGACAAAAGCGTTCTACCGGCACTCGCAGCGGCCCTCGGCGTGCCTCTCTGCCGCCTCGTCTGCGGCGAACACAACTGCACCGAGCGAGCCTGCGTACGATCCTCGCGGCTGCGATGTCCAAGAGGGGTCGAATAG